A window of Roseiflexus castenholzii DSM 13941 genomic DNA:
AGATAGCGCGCATCGTGCGGTCCCGGCGCGGCTTCGGGATGATACTGCACGCTGAAAGCGCGTTGATCCGGCGCGCGTAACCCTTCGACGCACCCATCGTTCAGGTTGATGTGCGTAATCTCAACTCCCTCCGGCAACGACGACGCATCGACCGCAAAGCCGTGGTTATGGCTGGAAATCTCCACCCGCATAGTATCGCTGAAACGCACCGGTTGGTTGCCGCCACGATGACCGAAGTGCAACTTATAGGTCGTGCCGCCGAGCGCCAGACCAAGAATCTGATGCCCCAGGCAGATGCCGAACACAGGAGTTTTGCCCAGCAGATCGCGCACTGCCTGGACGCCATACGTCACCGCCGCCGGATCGCCCGGTCCATTCGAGAGAAACACACCATCGGGTTCGAGCGCCAGGACGTCGGCAGCCGGCATGGTGGCGGGCACGACCGTCACGCGACAACCGTGCTCTGCCAGCAACCGCAGAATATTGCGCTTGATCCCAAAGTCGTAGGCGACCACGTGAAATGTCGATTCACCACGTTGTGCTGGCGTTTCGCCCGGTCCCCACTCGCCTGGATTGCCCTCGACCCAGTGGTACGGCTCAGCGCAGGTCACATACGGCACCAGGTCAAGCCCATTCATCGACGGCGCGGCGCGCGCAGCGGCGATCAGGCGATCCGGCTCCGGGTTCTCCGACGAGATGACGGCGCGCATTGCGCCTTGCGTGCGAATATGGCGCACCAGCGCGCGGGTATCGACTCCGGTCATTGCCACGATACCGTGTTCCGCCAGGTACTCATGGAGCGACTGCGCAGCGCGCCAGTTGGAGACATACGGACTTGCGGCGCGCACCACAAAACCGGCGACCCAGGGATGACGGCTTTCTTCATCTTCGCGGTTAACGCCGGTGTTGCCGATGTGCGGCGCCGTCATCACCACAATCTGGCCATAATAGGATGGATCGGTCAACACTTCCTGGTAGCCGGTCATCGAGGTGTTGAACACGACCTCACCGGTGCGCTCGCCAATCGCCCCCAGCGCATATCCATGCCAGATCGTACCGTCCTCCAGCGCCAGCATTGCGTATGTTCGTGTCGTCATACTGCACCTCGCGGAGACATTGCGGCGCCACATCTCTACCGCTCGAACTCGATTACAACTGCCGTCTCATCACACGCATGCTGGAGCGGACACATAACACAATCGCGCCAGACCTTCTCAGGAAAATCCTCTTTTGCGGTAACGCGAAAACCCAGTTTCTCAAAGAAGGGAACAGCACGCGTCAGTGCGAACACCGTCGGAAACCCACGACGACGCGCTTCGTCCACCAATCCGCGCACAATCGCCTGCCCGACGCGCAGCCCGCGATACTCGGGTAAAACCGCCAGCGAACGCACTTCGACCAGCGTCGGGCTCATCTGAACGAGCGAGCCAATGCCTGCAACGCTGCCGTCCACTTCCGCGACCAGCCACGACGACAACGTGGCGCGGATATTGTCGGCGCTACGCGGCAGCAGATGACCCTGACGAGCATTTTCGGCGACAATGGCGACAATCGATTCGACATCGTCCTCTTCGGCGCGGCGCACGATGATGTCCGGCGCGCGCGGCGGCACGACAAAAACCTGCGACTCGCGGACGTGTACGGTCATTCGTGTACTTCCCCTTCTGCAATGATTATGGTTCCGTGTTCGAGCATGCCTTCCAGATTGGTAATACGCGCAGCGCGCACACCAGCGTCGAGCGCCGTGAGCGCCGCGCGCACTTTGGGGATCATTCCGCCGCTGATCGTCCCATCGGCGATCAGGTGTTCGATCTCATGACGGGTCAACCGAGGCATCACATCACCGTTCACCAGCACCCCCGGCACATTGGTGACAAACACGACTTCATCGGCGCCGAGCGCCGCTGCGATGGCGCCTGCCGCTTCATCAGCGTTTACATTGTATGGTCCATCGAATCCAAGCGCAATCGGCGCAATCACCGGAATGACGTCGTGATTGAGCAACTCATGCAGTACCTCGCTACGCACGGCGGTCGGGCGTCCGACACGCCCCAGATCGCCTGCCGGGTGCTCCTGTTTGACAACCCGGATCAGCCCGCGATCAACGCCAGAGATGCCGAGCGCATCCGCGCCAGCAACGATAAGCGCCGCAACCAGGCGCGTGCTGACGCTGCCACACAACACCATTTCCGCAGCGGTCAGCGCGGTCGCATCAGTGTACCGCAGACCACCGACGAACCGTGGCGCGCTGCCAAGCGTTTCCTGGAGTACGCCAATTTCCTTGCCGCCACCGTGTACCAGGGTAGGGATCGGGCGCATCGCTGCCACGATACGCGCCAATTCTTTCACAAATGTTGCGTCGTCGAGTTCATTGCCGCCAACTTTGATCACCAGCGTTGGTTGGCGGCTCACTGGGTCTGTCATCTCCTCTCCCCCCTTGAGAACTGAGAACCGAGAACTGAGAACTGATACTAATGCGCGGTCATTTGTACAATATATGACTTCACTGCAACAAGCGGTAACCACGAAGGTCACAAAGGGACACAAAGGAAATGCACTTCATTTTTTTATTTTACCTTCGTGCGCTTCGCGTCCTTGGTGGTTAAGCCTTTTTATAGCAATGGTTTTTGAGCACATCATCCGGTATCGCCCGGTGCAGCCCGCGCAGGTGGATCGTTGCGCTTTCAACGCTCCCCTCTCACCTCTTGCCTCTCGCCTCTCCACAAATGCGAGATAAATCTCGCGCGACGCCATTGTCGGGCCCCTCTCACCTCTTGCCTCTCGCCTCTCCACAAATGCGAGATAAATCTCGCGCGACGCCATTGTCGGGCCCCTCTCACCTCTTGCCTCTCGCCTCTCCACAAATGCGAGATAAATCTCGCGCGACGCCATTGTCGGGTCCCTTGCGCCTCGCGCCTCTCCATAAATGCGAGATAAA
This region includes:
- a CDS encoding GNAT family N-acetyltransferase; this encodes MTVHVRESQVFVVPPRAPDIIVRRAEEDDVESIVAIVAENARQGHLLPRSADNIRATLSSWLVAEVDGSVAGIGSLVQMSPTLVEVRSLAVLPEYRGLRVGQAIVRGLVDEARRRGFPTVFALTRAVPFFEKLGFRVTAKEDFPEKVWRDCVMCPLQHACDETAVVIEFER
- the argB gene encoding acetylglutamate kinase; amino-acid sequence: MTDPVSRQPTLVIKVGGNELDDATFVKELARIVAAMRPIPTLVHGGGKEIGVLQETLGSAPRFVGGLRYTDATALTAAEMVLCGSVSTRLVAALIVAGADALGISGVDRGLIRVVKQEHPAGDLGRVGRPTAVRSEVLHELLNHDVIPVIAPIALGFDGPYNVNADEAAGAIAAALGADEVVFVTNVPGVLVNGDVMPRLTRHEIEHLIADGTISGGMIPKVRAALTALDAGVRAARITNLEGMLEHGTIIIAEGEVHE
- the carA gene encoding glutamine-hydrolyzing carbamoyl-phosphate synthase small subunit produces the protein MTTRTYAMLALEDGTIWHGYALGAIGERTGEVVFNTSMTGYQEVLTDPSYYGQIVVMTAPHIGNTGVNREDEESRHPWVAGFVVRAASPYVSNWRAAQSLHEYLAEHGIVAMTGVDTRALVRHIRTQGAMRAVISSENPEPDRLIAAARAAPSMNGLDLVPYVTCAEPYHWVEGNPGEWGPGETPAQRGESTFHVVAYDFGIKRNILRLLAEHGCRVTVVPATMPAADVLALEPDGVFLSNGPGDPAAVTYGVQAVRDLLGKTPVFGICLGHQILGLALGGTTYKLHFGHRGGNQPVRFSDTMRVEISSHNHGFAVDASSLPEGVEITHINLNDGCVEGLRAPDQRAFSVQYHPEAAPGPHDARYLFRRFVELMEQARNQRSMSSG